The following are encoded together in the Brassica napus cultivar Da-Ae chromosome A9, Da-Ae, whole genome shotgun sequence genome:
- the LOC106368564 gene encoding UDP-sugar pyrophosphorylase, whose amino-acid sequence MASSTVDSSVSDLFSSAPALQSNLGILSPDQIELAKILLENGQSHLFLHWSEPGVCDNEKLGFFDQIARLNSSYPGGLAAYIKTAKELLADSKLGKNPYDGFSPSVPSGENLTFGDENFIEMEKRGVVEARKAAFVLVAGGLGERLGYNGIKVALPRETTTGTCFLQHYIESILALQEASHKVASDGSQTDIPFIIMTSDDTHSRTQDLLELNSYFGMKSTQVHLLKQEKVACLDDNDARLALDSNNKYKIQTKPHGHGDVHSLLYSSGLLDKWLDAGLKWVLFFQDTNGLLFNAIPASLGVSATKQYHVNSLAVPRKAKEAIGGITKLTHADGRAMVINVEYNQLDPLLRASGFPDGDVNCETGYSPFPGNINQLILELGSYKEELQKTGGAIKEFVNPKYKDSTKTSFKSSTRLECMMQDYPKTLPSTARVGFTVMDIWLAYAPVKNNPEDAAKVPKGNPYHSATSGEMAIYRANSRILQKAGVKVEEPVKQVLNGQEVEVWSRITWKPKWGMIFSDIKTKVSGNCEISQKSTMAITGRNVFIDNLSLDGALIVDSIDDAEVKLGGSIKNNGWTMETVDYKDTSVPEEIRIRGFRFNKVEQLEKKFNQPGKFSLED is encoded by the exons ATGGCTTCTTCTACGGTGGATTCGAGCGTCTCCGATCTCTTCTCATCCGCTCCAGCTCTCCAGAGTAACCTCGGGATCTTGTCTCCTGATCAG ATCGAATTGGCCAAGATCCTGTTGGAGAATGGTCAGAGTCATCTCTTCCTGCATTGGTCTGAGCCAGGAGTCTGTGACAATGAGAAACTAGGATTCTTCGATCAG aTTGCTCGCTTGAATTCAAGCTATCCAGGGGGCTTAGCAGCGTACATTAAGACTGCTAAAGAGCTTCTCGCTGATTCAAAGCTTGGGAAGAACCCATACGATGGTTTCTCTCCTTCT GTTCCTTCAGGTGAAAATCTTACTTTTGGTGATGAGAACTTCATCGAAATGGAGAAAAGAGGTGTCGTCGAAGCAAGGAAAGCTGCTTTTGTTCTTGTTGCTGGTGGGCTTGGTGAGCGTCTTGGTTACAATGGAATCAAG GTGGCACTTCCAAGGGAGACAACTACAGGGACCTGCTTTTTGCAGCACTACATTGAATCCATTTTGGCTCTCCAAGAAGCTAGCCACAAGGTCGCTTCTG ATGGAAGTCAGACGGATATTCCTTTCATTATCATGACATCTGATGATACACATTCACGCACACAAGATCTGTTAGAGTTAAACTCTTATTTTGGGATGAAATCTACTCAAGTACATCTCTTAAAGCAG gaaaAAGTTGCATGTCTTGATGACAATGATGCTAGACTTGCGTTAGACTCTAACAACAAATACAAGATCCAG ACAAAGCCGCATGGTCATGGCGATGTACATTCACTTCTTTATTCAAGTGGTCTTCTTGATAAATG GCTTGATGCTGGTCTAAAATGGGTTTTGTTTTTCCAAGATACAAATGGACTTCTCTTCAAT GCAATTCCAGCTTCTTTGGGTGTGAGTGCTACCAAACAATATCATGTTAACTCTCTGGCTGTTCCCCGCAAGGCgaaagaagctattggaggaatCACTAAACTTACCCATGCTGATG GCAGAGCTATGGTGATCAATGTAGAGTACAACCAACTTGATCCTCTACTTAGGGCATCTGGATTCCCTGATGGGGATGTTAATTGTGAGACAGGCTATTCCCCTTTCCCTGGAAATATTAATCAA TTAATTCTTGAACTTGGTTCATACAAAGAAGAGTTGCAAAAAACTGGAGGGGCCATTAAGGAGTTTGTTAATCCAAa ATACAAGGATAGTACCAAAACGTCATTTAAGTCTTCAACTCGTCTAGAGTGTATGATGCAAGATTATCCAAAGACATTGCCTTCAACAGCAAGGGTTGGATTCACG GTGATGGATATATGGCTTGCTTATGCACCCGTTAAGAATAACCCCGAGGACGCTGCTAAG GTACCAAAAGGAAACCCATACCACAGTGCAACTTCTGGAGAAATGGCTATTTATCGTGCTAACAGCCGTATTCTTCAAAAG GCTGGTGTCAAAGTGGAAGAGCCTGTGAAGCAGGTCTTGAACGGCCAAGAAGTTGAAGTATGGTCTCGTATCACATGGAAACCTAAATGGGGAATGATCTTCTCTGACATCAAAACAAAAGTCAGTGGGAACTGCGAGATATCTCAAAAATCCACTATGGCTATTACGGGTCGTAATGTGTTCATTGATAACCTCTCCTTGGACGGTGCACTTATTGTGGATTCCATTGATGATGCAGAG GTAAAACTTGGAGGTTCGATCAAGAACAATGGTTGGACCATGGAAACCGTAGACTACAAGGACACGTCGGTTCCAGAGGAAATAAGAATCAGAGGTTTTAGATTCAACAAAGTGGAGCAACTCGAAAAGAAGTTCAATCAACCTGGGAAATTTTCTCTGGAGGATTAA